A segment of the Streptomyces sp. Tu 2975 genome:
TGTGCTCGGACAGGAGACCGTCGGCGCGGGCGGCATCGCCTACGGGCTGCGCACGGTGCCCGTGGCCGTGGGCATCGCCCGCCGTATCGCCGCGCTCGCCCCCGACGCGTGGGTCATCAACTTCACCAACCCGGCCGGCCTGGTCACCGAGGCGATGAGCCATGTCCTCGGCGACCGCGTCATCGGGATCTGCGACTCGCCCGTCGGGCTCGGCAGGCGGGTGGCCAAAGTGCTGGGCGCCGACCCCGCGAGCGCCTGGATCGACTACGTGGGCCTCAACCACCTCGGCTGGCTGCGCGGACTGCGCGTCGGCGGACGCGACCGACTGCCGCGGCTGCTCGCCGACGACGACGCCCTGGCCTCCTTCGAGGAGGGCAGGCTCTTCGGGCCGGAGTGGCTGCGGTCCCTGGGGGCGGTGCCCAACGAATACCTGCACTACTACTACTTCAACCGCGAGACGGTACGCGCCTACACGGAGGCCGAGCAGACCCGGGGCGCGTTCCTCGGCCGCCAGCAGGGCCGCTTCTACGCGGAGATGCAGCGTCCGGAAACGCCCGCCCTGACGGCCTGGCGCCGTACGCTCGCCGAGCGGGAGGCCACGTACATGGCCGCCAACCGGGACGCGGCGGGCGTCGGCGAACGCGACGAGGACGACCTGGAGTCCGGCGGCTACGAGAAGGTGGCACTCGCCCTGATGCGTGCCGTCGCCCGCGACGAGCGCACCACGCTGATCCTCAACGTCCGCAACCGCGGCACCCTTTCCGTGCTGGACTCCGACGCCGTCATCGAGGTCCCGTGCCTGGTCGACGCCGGGGGCGCCCACCCGGTGAGCGTCGACCCCCTGCCGTACCACGCGGTCGGGCTCGTCACCGCCGTCAAGGCGGTCGAACGCGAGGTGCTCGCCGCGGCGGAGAGCGGTTCGCGGGCGAGCGCGGTGAAGGCCTTCGCCCTGCATCCGCTGGTCGACTCCGTGAGCGTGGCCCGCCGCCTCCTCGACGGCTACCGGGCCGAGCATCCGGGGCTGGCGTACCTGACAGCCCCATAAGGCGGAGCGGGGCACCTGACCGGAGCAGTGCACTCCTTACGTACCTGTGACGGCCCGGCGCGGACCGGCGATCCGCGGGTCCGCGCGTCGTAGCGTCGCAGCATGCGTGTACTAGTCACAGGTGGCGCGGGCTTCATCGGCTCGCAGATCGTCGCGGCGCTCACCGCGCGGGGCCACGACCCGGTGGTCCTCGACGCCCTTCTCCCCGCGGCCCGTTCCGCGGCCCGCCCCCGGCCGCCCCTGCCGCCCGGCGGCGCGTGGATCCACGCGGACGTGCGGGACCCGGCGGCGGTGGCGGACGCACTGCGCGGCGTGGACGCCGTCTGCCACCAGGCGGCGATGGTCGGCCTCGGCACCGACTTCTCCGACGCGCCCGACTACGTCAGCTGCAACGACCACGGCACGGCCGTGCTGCTCGCGGCGATGGCCGAGGCGGGGGTCGCCGACCTGGTGCTCGCCGGGTCGATGGTCGTCTACGGCGAGGGCCGCTACGACTGCGCCCGGCACGGCCGGGTACGGCCCGGTCCGCGCGCCGCGGCCAACCTCGCGGCCGGCCGGTTCGAACCGCTGTGCCCCACCTGCGGCAACGCGCTCGTCCCCGGCCTCGTCGGGGAGGACGCGCCCGTCGACCCCCGGAACGTGTACGCCACGACGAAGCTGGCGCAGGAGCACCTGGCGGCGGCCTGGGCCAGATCGACGGGCGGACGCGCCGTCGCCCTGCGCTACCACAACGTGTACGGCCCCGGGATGCCGCGTGACACCCCCTACGCGGGCGTCGCGGCCTTCTTCCGATCGGCGCTCGAACGCGGCGAGGCGCCCCGGGTCTTCGAGGACGGCGGCCAGCGCAGGGACTTCGTCCACGTGCGGGACGTGGCGGAGGCGAACGCCGTCGCCCTGGAGGCGGTCCACGGGCGGGAGCCGGGCGTTCTCACCGCGTACAACACCGGCAGCGGCACCCCGCACACGGTCGGCGAGACGGCGGCCGCCCTGGCCGCCGCGCACGGCGGGCCGGAGCCGGTCGTCACCGGCGAGTTCAGACTCGGCGACGTACGGCACATCACCGCCGACTCGGCCCGGCTGCGCGCCGAACTGGGCTGGAAGCCCCGCGTCGGCTTCGACGAAGGCATGGCCGAGTTCGCTGCGGGCGGGCCGGGGGACGCGGCATGCTGACCGCCGACGTGGTCCTGCCCTGTCTCGACGAGGCGGAGGCGCTCCCCTGGGTGCTGGCCCGCATCCCGACCGGCTGGCGGGCGATCGTCGTCGACAACGGCTCGACGGACGGCTCCGCGGAGATCGCCCGCACGCTCGGCGCCGTCGTCGTCCACGAGCCCCGGCGCGGCTTCGGTTCCGCCTGCCATGCGGGGCTGCGTGCGGCCGAGGCCGAGTACGTGTGCTTCTGCGACTGCGACGCGTCGCTCGACCCGGGACTGCTGACCGGGTTCGTCCGCCGGATCGCGGACGGCGAATCGGACCTGGTGCTGGGCCGGCGGCGACCGCAGCGGCGGGGGGTGTGGCCGGCGCACGCGCGGGCCGGCAACGCCGCCCTGTCCCGGATGCTGCGCCGGCGCACCGGCCTGCGGCTGCGCGACCTCGGCCCCATGCGGGCCGCGCGCCGCACCGACCTGCTGGCCCTCGACCTGACGGACCGTCGCAGCGGCTACCCCCTCCAAATGGTGGTCCGCGCCTGCGACACGGGCCTGAGGGTGACGGAGGTCGATGTCCCCTACCTCCCGAGATCGGGGAGATCGAAGGTGACGGGCACATGGTCGGGCACCTGGCACGCCGTACGGGACATGAGCGCGGTGCTGGCGGAACCGCCGCGTTCCCTGGTGAACGGCGGGACGCGGTGAGCGGCACGCTGCTGGTGATCGCGAAGGCGCCGGTGCCCGGCCGGGTCAAGACACGTCTCACTCCCGCCTACACCCCGAAGGAGGCCGCCGGGCTCGCCGAGGCCGCGCTGCGGGACACCCTCGACGCGGTCCTCGCCACCCCCGCCCGGCGGCGGATCCTGGTGCTCGACGGCGAGCCGGGAGCGTGGCTGCCACCGGGCCTCGAGGTCGCGCCGCAGTGCGGCGGCGGCCTCGACGTGCGGCTCGCGGCCGCCTTCGCGCTGTGCGGGGCGGAGGGGCCGGCCCTGCTGATCGGGATGGACACCCCGCAGGTCTCCCCCCGGCTCCTCGCCACCGGGCTGGAACCGGGCCCCGGCGAAGCCGCGTTCGGCCCGGCGGACGACGGCGGGTTCTGGGCGCTCGGTCTCGGCTCTCCCGCGCTGCACGGCCGGCTCGTGCTCGGTGTGCCCATGTCGTCGCCCGACACGGGCGCCGCGCAACGGGAACGGCTCGTCGGAGCCGGGCTGACGGTGCGTGAACTGCCGACGCTACGGGACGTCGACACGCCCGACGACGCCCGTGCGGTGGCCGCCGCCGCGCCGCACACGCGGTTCGCCGCCGCGCTGGTCGCGACGGCCGGGGCCGGATCCGGGGCGGCGGCGCGGTGACCGCGCCGCCCTGGCAGGCCGACCCGTACACGGACGCCCTGCGCACCGGCCGCGGCCCGCTGTTCCTGCGCCGCCCCGACGGCTGGCTGCTGCCCCTGGAGGTCGAACGCTGGTGCGCGGAACCCGACGACGCCGACCGTACGGTCCTCTCCCACAGCCACGGCGCCGTCCTGGACATCGGCTGCGGCCCCGGCCGCCTGGTCGCCGCGCTCGCCGCGCGCGGGCGGACCGCGCTCGGCATCGACATCAGCCCGGAGGCCGTGGCCCGCACGATACGGATCGGCGGCAGCGCGCTGCACCGCTCGGTGTTCGACCCCCTGCCACGGGAGGGCCATTGGGACACGGCGCTGCTGATCGACGGCAACACCGGCATCGGCGGCGACCCTTGTGCGCTGCTGTCCCGGGTGGCCGAACTCGTCCGACCGCGCGGCCTGCTGATCGCCGAGGCGGCCCCGCTCGACGTGGACGAACGCACCGTCGTCCAGGTCTTCGACGGCACGACGGCGGAGGGCTCTGCGTTCCCCTGGGCGCGGGTCGGCACGGAGGCGCTGCTGCGGTACGGGCGGGCGGCGGGGTGGGCGCTGAAGGACGTGTGGGCGTGCGGGGAACGACGCTTCGTGGCGCTCCGGCGGGGGGTGGGGGCGGAGGCATAGCGCCTGCGGCGGGCGTTTCCCCTACCCTCCCCTACGGTTTGGTGGCCGTAGGGGCTACCCCCTTCCAGAACCGGGCTCCACCCCGACCCGGTTCCGCGCTTCGCGGGTGCTCTCCATGGCCGGAGGGGCTGATGTCGCGGACCCTCTCTGCCTGACCCGTCGGCAGGAGGGAACACCGGCCATGCACATCGCCGTTCGTGCGTAGGCCGCCTCCGCGCGCAGCGGGACCGTGCGGCCAGTGGCCCGCAGGAGACCACGCGAGTCACGGCGCCCCAGGCCGAACTGCTTCCAGGTCGCGCCGCCCCGGCGGGCGTCAGTGGGTGGCGGGTCCGCTCCTCACGGTCGCCCAGGAGCCGTCGTCCACCGCGTACACCGTCAGCCGGCGGTTGACCGTGTCGCCGTTCCCGTCGAAGGCGACGCGGCCCGTGACGCCGTCGAAGGCCAGCCGCGCCACGGCCTGCGGCAGTTTCGCCCGGGCGTTGCCGGGGAGGGTGCCGCCGTTGGCCGTCACGACGGCCTTCACCGCCTCGATGATGGTCCAGGTCGCGTCGTACGCGTAGGGGCCGTACCAGCCGGCCGCCTCCTGGTACCCCGCCTTCCCGTACCGGGCGAGGAAGTCCTGCCCTGCCGCCGACACCTCGGCGGGAACGCCGATGTTGGTCGCGAGGTCACCCTCGGCCTTCGGGTTCGCCGTGAGGTACTGCTGGTCGAAGATGCCGTCGCCGCCCATCAGGGGGACGTTCACCCCCGCCTGCTCGAGCTGCCGGGAGAGCGGCGCCGCGGCGTCGTAGTAGCCGCCGAAGTAGACGGCGTCCGCGCCCGAGGACCGGACCCTCTCGGCGAGGCCCGCGAAGGCGCGTTCCGCGGGGTCGACCTGCTCGGTGCCGACGACGGTCCCGCCGAGCTTCGTGAACTCCGCCGTGAAGCCGAAAGTGAGGGCGGCGCCGTAGGCGCTCGCGTCGTCGACCACGTAGAGCTTGGTCTTCTTCGCCTCGCCATGCAGGTACCGGGCGGCGAACGGCCCTTGGTCGACGTCCGTGGCGACGGTGCGGAAGTAGGTGGAGTGCGGACGGGTCTTGGTGCCCGCGGCCCAGTCGGGGCCCATCGTCAGCACGGGGTCGGTGTTGCCCGGCGACACGTTGACCATGTCCGCCCGCGCGAGCGGTGGCACCAGGGCCTTGGCGACGCCGGAGTTGAGAGGGCCGACGACTCCCAGCACCTTCTCGTCGGACACGAACTGGGCGGCATTGGACCCGCCCTGGGCGGGGACGGCCTCGTCGTCCAGGGCCATGATCTCGAAGTTCACCCCGGGGACGTGCCGGGTTTCGTTGGCGGTCCTGGCCGCCAGGTCGGCCGAGTTCCTGATACCGACGCCCATCGAGGACAGCCCGCCGCTGAGCGGTGCGTCCACCCCGATCACCACCGTGACCGAGGAGGCTCCCGAGCCGCTGCCGGCCGCCCCGCCGCCGCCGCCGGGCGCGTCATCGTCCCGGGTGAGGGTCCAGGTCAGGACGGAGCCCGCGGCGAGCGTGGCCAGCGCCGTGCCCAGGACCACGGAGCGCCGGGTGAGGGCCCGCCGCCGGGCGGACGCCCGCCCGCCGTGTTTCATCTCGGGCGTCGCCCCGAGCGTGACCGGGCCCTCGGCCGGGGGCTCGGGCACGGGCGGGCCGGTCGGACGGTCCGGCACGGGGCGCCGCGGGCTGCCGGCCGCGGACCCGGAGTCCAGGACGGTGGGGGTCCGCGGTGACGGCGTCGTCGAAGGTGCCTGCTCCGGCGCGGGGGTCCGCGGTGACGGCGTCGTCGAAGGTGCCTGCTCCGGCGCGGGGGTCCGCGGTGACGGCGTCGTCGAAGGTGCCTGCTCCGGCGCGGTCGAAGCGGAACCGTGCTCCGCCGCCGCGTCCGGTGCCGGTACGGGGGTCGCCCTCGGACCGGGCGTGGGTGTGGGAGCGGGCTCGGGTTCGGGAGCGGACCCGTGCCCGGCGGACGAGTCGGCCCGGGGCGGGGAGGACCGCAGCACCGACGCCAGCATCTCGGCCGCTTCCGCGGCGCCCACGCGCCGCGCCGGGTCCTTGGTGAGGAGCGCGTCCAGTACGGGCGCCAGCGGGCCGGCGTGGACCGGCGGCCGGTGCGGGCGGGTGAACACGGCCACGGCGAGGGCGTGGAGCCCCTCCGCGTCGAACGGCGGGTGCCCCTCGACGGCGTGGTAGAGGGTGGCGCCCAGCGCCCACAGGTCGTTGGCGGGGGTCGGGCGCTTACCCTCCAGCTGCTCCGGCGGCATGTACTGCGGCGTGCCGATGACGATCCCGGTGTGGCTCAGCTTGGTCGTGGCGTCCGCGAGGTGGGCGATACCGAAGTCGGTGAGGACGACACGGTCCTTGGTCAGGAGCACGTTGTCCGGCTTGATGTCACGGTGGATGATCCGCGCTCCGTGCGCCTCGGCCAGCGCGTCGAGCATGGCGGCGCCGATCTCGGCGACCCGCTGCACGGGCAGCCGGCCCCGGTCGCGGATGGTGGCGGCCAGGGACTGCCCGCGGATCAACTCCATGACGATGACGGGGGCACCGTGGTGCTCCACGACGTCATGGATGGTGATGATCCCGGGGTGGCTGAGAGTGACCGCCGCGCGGGCCTCGCCGGTGAACCGCCGGAGCAGCGCGGCACGGTCGGCGTCGTCCATGCCCGGCGGGAAGAGGATCTCCTTGACGGCGACCTCGCGTCCGAAGAGCTGCTGGTCGAGTCCACGCCAGACCCTACCCATACCGCCCTGGCCGATGCGTTCGACCAGTTGGTACCGGCCCGCGATGAGTTCGGGATTCTGCTCGGTCACGCGCACACTCTAGGTCCTTCTGAGCCGATCAGGTGACGGAAGGACACCTTGATCACGCCCACTGTGCGCGGCGCCGCTGGGGACCACATGTCCGGCGCCCTGCGAGGCGAGTGCAGGAGCCCGGCTTTGTCCCTCGGCCGGGCTTACCGTCCCCTGCGACGGGCCGCATCGCCGCGGAGGTAGTGCTCACCGCGCACGACGACGGTTCACGGCCACCGGCACAGGCATATGTTCCGGTCATGTTGCCAACGTGAGGGTGAACACAACCAGCGGCCCCTCACCGCAAATTCTTCGCCTCCTGACCGCATAGACGGTGGAATCTCCGCTCACGGTCGAGGTGAAGGTGATCTGAGAACAAGATCAACTTCATTCAAGTCTGTACCTCTCATGGCGAGTTGTCCACTTGGCGCCCAACCCCGTTCCGCCGGTTTCGGCTCACCGGCCGGACCCAGGTAGGCATGGCGACTGCGGTGCCGATCGCACTGCAGTCCCGAAACACCTTGCACCTGCGGAGACCATCCATGTCCCGATTCACCCGCCGCCAGGCTCTCAGCGCCGTCGGCGCCGCCGCCGGCCTCGCGGTCATCGGCGCCGCGCCCGCCGTCGGCAGCGCACGTGACCGAGCACCGAAGACACCGGCCACGCCGCACGCCCACGCCGCCTCCGGTGCCTTCGACGAGGTCTACCTGGGCCGGCGCATCCAGGGCGCACCCGGCCACGGCGGCGGCCACCACGACCACCATGGCGGCGGCTGGACCGTGCATATCGACGGCGAGGAACTGCACCTGATGCGCAACGCCGACGGCACATGGATCAGCGTCATCACCCACTACGAGCCGCTCTCCACGCCGCGCGCCGCGGCCCGCGCCGCTGTCCGGGAACTTCAGGGCGCAGCCCTCGTCCCCCTCGACCTCTCCTGAGCCCGGAGCACCAGCCACCATGACCGTACGCAAGAACCAGGCAGACCTGACCGGCACCGAGAAGCGCGCCTTCGTCGACGCACTCCTCGAACTCAAGCGCAGTGGCCGCTACGACTCGTTCGTCACCACCCACAACGCCTTCATCATGGGTGACACCGACAGCGGCGACCGGGTCGGCCACCGATCCCCGTCCTTCCTGCCCTGGCACCGACGCTTCCTCATCGAATTCGAGCAGGCTCTCCAGTCCGTCGACCCGTCCGTCGCCCTCCCGTACTGGGACTGGACCGCCGATCGCACGCCCGCCGCCTCACTCTGGGCGGCGGACTTCCTCGGCGGCAGCGGTCGCAGCAGGGACGGACAGGTGGTGGACGGGCCGTTCGCCGCCGCCGCGGGCGGCTGGGGAATCTCCATACGGGTCGACGGACGCGGCTACCTGCGCCGGACGCTCGGCGCGGGCGGCCGTCAACTCCCCACCCGCGCAGAGGTCGACACCGTCCTCGCGATGAGCACCTATGACATGCCGCCCTGGAACAGCGCGTCCGACGGCTTCCGTAACCACCTCGAGGGCTGGCGTGGAGTGAACCTCCACAACCGCGTGCACGTCTGGGTCGGCGGTCAGATGGCCACCGGAGTCTCACCGAACGACCCGGTGTTCTGGCTGCACCACGCCTTCATCGACAAGCTCTGGACCGAATGGCAGGCGCTGCACCCGGACTCCCCGTATCTCCCCGGGACAGGTACCGCGAACGTCGTCGACCTCCACGACACCATGCGCCCCTGGAACGATGTCACCCCGGCCGACATGCTCGACCACACCCCGCACTACACCTACGATCGAGCCGCGTAGCTCGGCCCAGGGAACGGGCCGGATACAGCGCGGTCCGGCTGCCCGTCGCCAGGCCCACCTCCCAGGGCGGTCCGGGACGGCGGGTCGGGGCGACGGCGCGGGCTGCTTCGCCCCGTGCAGAGGGCCCGTCAGTTGCCCGACACCGCCCGCAGTGCCCCCGGCCGACGCCCCGTCAGCGCGTCCAGTGCCGCCGCGGACGCCGCGTCCGCGGGTACATGGACCAGCAGGCGCTGGTCGTCGTCCGCCGGCAGTTCCAGCGTCTCGTACGCGAGCCGCAGCTCCCCCGCGTCCGGGTGCACCACACGCGTGACGCCGCTCGCCCGCGGGGGCCCCGGCAGTCGTTCCACCCGGTCGGTGAAGACCGTGCCGACCGTCACGGTCAACTCGTCCGCCAATGCGGCGACGTGCGGGTCCGCGCGGAACGGCCCTTGCTTCAGCGAGGCGACCTGTTCGTCGGCGACGTGTTCCCAGTCGGGGTAGGCGGCGCGGGCCCGGTCGTCGGTGAGGACGAAGCGGGCCGCGTTGGGCGGGGCGCCGTCGAGCATGCCGAGCGGGCCGACCAGCCGCTCGTACCCTTCGGTCCAGGCCAGCAGCTCGCTCAGCCGGTTGACGAGCACCGCGGGCGCGGGCTCGAGCCGTGCGAGCAGGGCCCGCACGGTGGGGCGGACGTCACGCGCGGGCCCCGCGCCGCCCATGCAGGTGAAGCCGCCGTCGGCGGACTTGGTGAGCCGGTGGAGATGGACGCGTTCGCCGGCCGAGAGCCGCAGTGCGTCGGCGAGCGCGGACAGCACGGGCGGGGAGGGCCGCCGGTCCCGGCCCTGTTCGAGGCGGGTCACGTATTCGACACTCACGCCGGCGAGCGTCGCCAGTTCCGATCGGCGCAGGCCGGGTGTGCGGCGGCGGGGGCCGGCGGGCAGGCCCACGTCGGCGGGGGTGACCGCCTCGCGGCGCGTACGCAGGAACAGGCCCAACTCGTTGTCGCTCACCGTTCGAACGTAACAGCCCGGACCGCCGGGACGGTGGCCCTGTCACTACCAGTCTCGGCCCGGCCTTCCTCGGTGCCGCCCAGGACGGCAGGTTGGGACGCGCCGGCCCCGAGGGGGGCCGGCCCTGTCCCCTTGAGGAGTACACCCGTGTCCGAGAAGAACACCGAGAAGAGTTCCGAGAAGAATCTCGAGCTGGTAGTGATCATCGGCAGCGTCCGCCAGGGCCGCTTCGGTCCCGTGGTCGCCGAATGGTTCGCGGAACAGGCCCGGCAGCACGGCCGGTTCGGTGTCGAGGTGGTGGATCTCGCGGACACACCGCTGCCGCTGGACCTGCCGCCCCTGCCGCCGGCGCTGCAGCCCGACATGGAGCGGCCCGCCGACATGGCACCGATGACGCGGCGGCTCGCGGCGGCCGACGCGATCGTGGTGGTGACGCCGGACTACAACCGCAGTTT
Coding sequences within it:
- a CDS encoding 6-phospho-beta-glucosidase; the protein is MKLTILGGGGFRVPLVYGALLGDQGEGRITRVTLHDVDGGRLDAVSRVLAEQAAGHPDAPEVFVTLDLDEAVRGADFVFSAIRVGGLEGRAADERVALAEGVLGQETVGAGGIAYGLRTVPVAVGIARRIAALAPDAWVINFTNPAGLVTEAMSHVLGDRVIGICDSPVGLGRRVAKVLGADPASAWIDYVGLNHLGWLRGLRVGGRDRLPRLLADDDALASFEEGRLFGPEWLRSLGAVPNEYLHYYYFNRETVRAYTEAEQTRGAFLGRQQGRFYAEMQRPETPALTAWRRTLAEREATYMAANRDAAGVGERDEDDLESGGYEKVALALMRAVARDERTTLILNVRNRGTLSVLDSDAVIEVPCLVDAGGAHPVSVDPLPYHAVGLVTAVKAVEREVLAAAESGSRASAVKAFALHPLVDSVSVARRLLDGYRAEHPGLAYLTAP
- a CDS encoding NAD-dependent epimerase/dehydratase family protein; translation: MRVLVTGGAGFIGSQIVAALTARGHDPVVLDALLPAARSAARPRPPLPPGGAWIHADVRDPAAVADALRGVDAVCHQAAMVGLGTDFSDAPDYVSCNDHGTAVLLAAMAEAGVADLVLAGSMVVYGEGRYDCARHGRVRPGPRAAANLAAGRFEPLCPTCGNALVPGLVGEDAPVDPRNVYATTKLAQEHLAAAWARSTGGRAVALRYHNVYGPGMPRDTPYAGVAAFFRSALERGEAPRVFEDGGQRRDFVHVRDVAEANAVALEAVHGREPGVLTAYNTGSGTPHTVGETAAALAAAHGGPEPVVTGEFRLGDVRHITADSARLRAELGWKPRVGFDEGMAEFAAGGPGDAAC
- a CDS encoding glycosyltransferase family 2 protein, producing the protein MLTADVVLPCLDEAEALPWVLARIPTGWRAIVVDNGSTDGSAEIARTLGAVVVHEPRRGFGSACHAGLRAAEAEYVCFCDCDASLDPGLLTGFVRRIADGESDLVLGRRRPQRRGVWPAHARAGNAALSRMLRRRTGLRLRDLGPMRAARRTDLLALDLTDRRSGYPLQMVVRACDTGLRVTEVDVPYLPRSGRSKVTGTWSGTWHAVRDMSAVLAEPPRSLVNGGTR
- a CDS encoding DUF2064 domain-containing protein, whose translation is MSGTLLVIAKAPVPGRVKTRLTPAYTPKEAAGLAEAALRDTLDAVLATPARRRILVLDGEPGAWLPPGLEVAPQCGGGLDVRLAAAFALCGAEGPALLIGMDTPQVSPRLLATGLEPGPGEAAFGPADDGGFWALGLGSPALHGRLVLGVPMSSPDTGAAQRERLVGAGLTVRELPTLRDVDTPDDARAVAAAAPHTRFAAALVATAGAGSGAAAR
- a CDS encoding methyltransferase domain-containing protein — protein: MTAPPWQADPYTDALRTGRGPLFLRRPDGWLLPLEVERWCAEPDDADRTVLSHSHGAVLDIGCGPGRLVAALAARGRTALGIDISPEAVARTIRIGGSALHRSVFDPLPREGHWDTALLIDGNTGIGGDPCALLSRVAELVRPRGLLIAEAAPLDVDERTVVQVFDGTTAEGSAFPWARVGTEALLRYGRAAGWALKDVWACGERRFVALRRGVGAEA
- a CDS encoding bifunctional serine/threonine-protein kinase/ABC transporter substrate-binding protein; the encoded protein is MTEQNPELIAGRYQLVERIGQGGMGRVWRGLDQQLFGREVAVKEILFPPGMDDADRAALLRRFTGEARAAVTLSHPGIITIHDVVEHHGAPVIVMELIRGQSLAATIRDRGRLPVQRVAEIGAAMLDALAEAHGARIIHRDIKPDNVLLTKDRVVLTDFGIAHLADATTKLSHTGIVIGTPQYMPPEQLEGKRPTPANDLWALGATLYHAVEGHPPFDAEGLHALAVAVFTRPHRPPVHAGPLAPVLDALLTKDPARRVGAAEAAEMLASVLRSSPPRADSSAGHGSAPEPEPAPTPTPGPRATPVPAPDAAAEHGSASTAPEQAPSTTPSPRTPAPEQAPSTTPSPRTPAPEQAPSTTPSPRTPTVLDSGSAAGSPRRPVPDRPTGPPVPEPPAEGPVTLGATPEMKHGGRASARRRALTRRSVVLGTALATLAAGSVLTWTLTRDDDAPGGGGGAAGSGSGASSVTVVIGVDAPLSGGLSSMGVGIRNSADLAARTANETRHVPGVNFEIMALDDEAVPAQGGSNAAQFVSDEKVLGVVGPLNSGVAKALVPPLARADMVNVSPGNTDPVLTMGPDWAAGTKTRPHSTYFRTVATDVDQGPFAARYLHGEAKKTKLYVVDDASAYGAALTFGFTAEFTKLGGTVVGTEQVDPAERAFAGLAERVRSSGADAVYFGGYYDAAAPLSRQLEQAGVNVPLMGGDGIFDQQYLTANPKAEGDLATNIGVPAEVSAAGQDFLARYGKAGYQEAAGWYGPYAYDATWTIIEAVKAVVTANGGTLPGNARAKLPQAVARLAFDGVTGRVAFDGNGDTVNRRLTVYAVDDGSWATVRSGPATH
- a CDS encoding tyrosinase family oxidase copper chaperone, with the translated sequence MSRFTRRQALSAVGAAAGLAVIGAAPAVGSARDRAPKTPATPHAHAASGAFDEVYLGRRIQGAPGHGGGHHDHHGGGWTVHIDGEELHLMRNADGTWISVITHYEPLSTPRAAARAAVRELQGAALVPLDLS
- a CDS encoding tyrosinase family protein, translated to MTVRKNQADLTGTEKRAFVDALLELKRSGRYDSFVTTHNAFIMGDTDSGDRVGHRSPSFLPWHRRFLIEFEQALQSVDPSVALPYWDWTADRTPAASLWAADFLGGSGRSRDGQVVDGPFAAAAGGWGISIRVDGRGYLRRTLGAGGRQLPTRAEVDTVLAMSTYDMPPWNSASDGFRNHLEGWRGVNLHNRVHVWVGGQMATGVSPNDPVFWLHHAFIDKLWTEWQALHPDSPYLPGTGTANVVDLHDTMRPWNDVTPADMLDHTPHYTYDRAA
- a CDS encoding helix-turn-helix transcriptional regulator — encoded protein: MSDNELGLFLRTRREAVTPADVGLPAGPRRRTPGLRRSELATLAGVSVEYVTRLEQGRDRRPSPPVLSALADALRLSAGERVHLHRLTKSADGGFTCMGGAGPARDVRPTVRALLARLEPAPAVLVNRLSELLAWTEGYERLVGPLGMLDGAPPNAARFVLTDDRARAAYPDWEHVADEQVASLKQGPFRADPHVAALADELTVTVGTVFTDRVERLPGPPRASGVTRVVHPDAGELRLAYETLELPADDDQRLLVHVPADAASAAALDALTGRRPGALRAVSGN